One Halalkalicoccus sp. NIPERK01 DNA window includes the following coding sequences:
- a CDS encoding tRNA pseudouridine(54/55) synthase Pus10, which translates to MSVLEDAREIVAQDPVCNACLGRVFADRSFGLTNEERGRALRTAFALADDEPYEAPEIGDCWVCEGYSGAFDALAERVVEKLEGVGFSTYQVGTRVSPLIEENERLLRESADLPADAGESFKSECNREVGKRVGRETDTEVDFERPDVLALCTIEGDGPESISAHAVDLQINPAFVYGRYRKLERDIPQTEWPCRECGGSGKQLGPDGEEPCEYCGGSGYLYDDSVEGYTVPAVVEAMDGEEGVFHGAGREDVDARMLESGRPFVIEVKHPRERDPDVAALEAEINERAAGSVEVEGLELATHEMVERVKGLDASKTYRMDVEFAEPVDPEAFERALEELDGTTIEQDTPQRVSHRRADLTRVREVYSIEGELHDPERAELTIHGAGGLYVKELVSGDEGRTDPSFAGLVGVESVVTALDVIDVRGEDEPFDDPDYLRE; encoded by the coding sequence ATGAGCGTCCTCGAAGACGCTCGGGAGATCGTCGCACAGGACCCCGTCTGTAACGCCTGTCTCGGGCGAGTCTTCGCCGACAGGAGTTTCGGGCTGACCAACGAGGAGCGCGGACGCGCCCTGCGCACGGCGTTCGCCCTTGCGGACGACGAACCGTACGAGGCCCCCGAGATCGGGGACTGTTGGGTCTGTGAGGGCTACAGCGGCGCGTTCGACGCGCTGGCGGAACGCGTCGTCGAGAAGCTAGAGGGGGTGGGCTTCTCGACCTACCAGGTCGGCACCCGGGTCTCCCCGCTGATCGAGGAGAACGAGCGCCTGCTGCGCGAGAGCGCGGACCTGCCCGCCGACGCGGGCGAGTCGTTCAAATCCGAGTGCAACCGCGAGGTCGGCAAGCGGGTGGGGCGCGAGACGGACACCGAGGTGGACTTCGAGCGCCCGGACGTGCTCGCGCTGTGTACGATCGAGGGCGACGGCCCCGAGTCGATCTCGGCACACGCCGTCGACCTCCAGATCAACCCCGCGTTCGTCTACGGGCGGTACAGAAAGCTCGAACGCGACATCCCCCAGACCGAGTGGCCCTGCCGGGAGTGCGGCGGGTCGGGAAAACAGCTCGGCCCCGACGGCGAGGAGCCCTGCGAGTACTGCGGGGGCTCGGGCTACCTCTACGACGACAGCGTCGAGGGCTACACCGTCCCGGCAGTCGTCGAGGCGATGGACGGAGAGGAGGGCGTTTTCCACGGCGCGGGCCGCGAGGACGTCGACGCGCGCATGCTCGAGTCGGGCCGCCCGTTCGTGATCGAGGTCAAACACCCGCGCGAGCGCGACCCCGACGTCGCGGCGCTCGAGGCCGAGATCAACGAACGAGCCGCGGGATCGGTCGAGGTCGAGGGGCTCGAACTCGCGACACACGAGATGGTCGAGCGGGTGAAGGGCCTCGACGCGAGCAAGACCTACAGGATGGACGTCGAGTTCGCGGAACCGGTCGATCCCGAGGCGTTCGAGCGCGCCCTCGAGGAACTCGACGGCACGACGATCGAGCAGGACACCCCCCAGCGGGTCTCCCACCGCCGGGCCGATCTCACACGCGTGCGGGAGGTCTACTCGATCGAGGGCGAGCTTCACGACCCCGAACGCGCCGAACTCACGATCCACGGCGCGGGCGGGCTCTACGTCAAGGAACTCGTAAGCGGCGACGAGGGCCGGACCGATCCGAGCTTCGCGGGGCTGGTCGGCGTCGAGAGCGTGGTCACGGCGCTCGACGTGATCGACGTCCGCGGCGAGGACGAGCCGTTCGACGACCCCGACTACCTCCGGGAGTGA
- the trmY gene encoding tRNA (pseudouridine(54)-N(1))-methyltransferase TrmY codes for MRQFIVSGHEVPTTAEFSLSDLAGGAGRLDVLCRCVSSAFFLSHAIREDVRVHLVLADAFAIRFEGSELRRLNPDERSTAALIRKALGEREEAVGHMEVETSPGVHLSRRGFEPVLETAAGEGTVIQLHEEGDPVVEVAPPEDPVFVLSDHHDFSAHETDLLSEHADERVRLGPERLHANHAITVAHNWLDTEGYSRY; via the coding sequence ATGCGCCAGTTCATCGTCTCGGGCCACGAGGTCCCCACGACCGCGGAGTTCTCGCTTTCCGACCTCGCGGGCGGTGCGGGCCGTCTAGACGTGCTCTGTCGGTGCGTCTCCTCGGCCTTCTTTCTCTCGCACGCGATCCGCGAGGACGTTCGCGTCCATCTGGTGCTCGCCGACGCGTTCGCGATCCGGTTCGAGGGAAGCGAGCTCAGACGGCTCAACCCCGACGAGCGCTCCACGGCGGCGCTGATCAGGAAGGCCCTCGGCGAGCGCGAGGAGGCGGTCGGCCACATGGAGGTCGAGACCTCCCCGGGAGTTCATCTCTCGCGGCGCGGGTTCGAACCCGTGCTGGAGACGGCCGCCGGAGAGGGAACCGTGATCCAACTCCACGAGGAGGGCGACCCGGTCGTCGAGGTCGCCCCGCCCGAGGATCCCGTGTTCGTCCTCTCGGACCACCACGACTTCTCGGCGCACGAGACCGACCTGCTCTCCGAGCACGCGGACGAGCGGGTGCGGCTGGGACCCGAGCGCCTGCACGCGAACCACGCGATCACGGTGGCGCACAACTGGCTCGACACCGAGGGCTACAGCCGGTACTGA
- a CDS encoding iron ABC transporter permease, whose translation MRSVVPAAIRTRFGSLPLGLTLLSAVIATGVVFPLTWLVIRATSVDPKRALSMLTRPATLEIVVNSLLLMAAVTALSVLLGVPLAYLTVRTDLPFRRFWSIAVSLPLVIPSYIGAFAFVSAFGPRGEFHSILSPLGIDRLPEIYGFPGAIVVITLYTYPYVYLTTRAALLSFDTTLVDAARTLNHDRKSAFRRVTLPHIRPAIAAGGLLAALYAVSDFGTPTIMRLPVFTRQIYVEYNAFGQDYAALLSLQLLAIVVVVLALERWVRSERTVHGDIGEAAGEAVVPLGRWRWPATLFPAAVAGVALVVPIWILGLWLVTAEAGGRSSLAFEWSFAFNSVWVAGAAALVATLAALPVAYLAANHDSPLATVFERATYVGFAVPGVVLALALVYFGAGYVPALYQTIPLLVFAYTVRFMPQAVGAIRTTTRQVDPRFVEAARTLGEGPNRAFRRVTLPLIAPGIVAGAALVFLTTMKELPATLVLRPTGFETLVTHIWRAQEAAYFQYAAVPALVLVAVSGLSMVVMLSQERGE comes from the coding sequence ATGAGATCCGTCGTTCCCGCCGCGATACGCACACGGTTTGGTAGCCTCCCGCTCGGGTTGACGCTCCTATCGGCGGTGATCGCCACGGGCGTCGTGTTCCCGCTGACGTGGCTGGTGATCCGGGCGACGAGCGTCGATCCCAAGCGGGCGCTGTCGATGCTGACCCGGCCCGCGACCCTCGAGATCGTGGTCAACAGCCTGCTGCTCATGGCCGCCGTGACCGCTCTTTCGGTGTTGCTTGGCGTCCCGCTCGCGTACCTCACGGTCCGGACGGACCTGCCCTTTCGACGGTTCTGGTCGATCGCCGTCTCGCTGCCGCTCGTGATCCCGAGCTACATCGGTGCGTTCGCGTTCGTCTCGGCGTTCGGCCCGCGCGGGGAGTTCCACTCGATACTGTCCCCGCTCGGGATCGACCGCCTGCCCGAGATCTACGGCTTTCCGGGCGCGATCGTCGTCATCACCCTCTATACGTACCCCTACGTCTACCTGACGACCCGGGCCGCGCTGCTGTCGTTCGATACGACGCTCGTCGACGCCGCGAGGACGTTGAACCACGACCGAAAGAGCGCGTTCCGTCGGGTGACCCTGCCCCACATCCGGCCGGCGATCGCCGCCGGGGGGCTGCTGGCGGCGCTGTACGCCGTCTCCGACTTCGGAACGCCGACGATCATGCGCCTGCCGGTGTTCACCCGCCAGATCTACGTCGAGTACAACGCCTTCGGACAGGACTACGCGGCGCTGCTCTCGCTTCAGTTGCTCGCGATCGTGGTGGTCGTGCTGGCGCTCGAACGCTGGGTGCGCTCCGAGCGGACGGTCCACGGCGACATCGGGGAGGCCGCGGGCGAGGCCGTCGTTCCGCTGGGGAGGTGGCGCTGGCCGGCGACGCTGTTCCCGGCGGCGGTCGCGGGGGTCGCGCTGGTCGTCCCGATCTGGATCCTCGGGCTGTGGCTGGTCACCGCCGAGGCCGGCGGGCGCTCGTCGCTCGCGTTCGAGTGGTCCTTTGCGTTCAACTCCGTCTGGGTCGCGGGCGCGGCGGCGCTGGTCGCCACGCTCGCCGCGCTGCCGGTGGCGTACCTCGCCGCGAACCACGACTCCCCGCTCGCGACGGTGTTCGAGCGCGCGACCTACGTCGGCTTCGCCGTCCCGGGGGTCGTCCTGGCGCTCGCGCTGGTGTACTTCGGTGCCGGATACGTCCCGGCGCTCTACCAGACGATCCCGCTTCTGGTCTTCGCCTACACCGTGCGGTTCATGCCCCAGGCCGTCGGCGCGATCCGGACGACCACCCGCCAGGTCGACCCGCGGTTCGTCGAGGCGGCACGCACCCTCGGCGAGGGGCCCAACCGCGCGTTTCGCCGGGTGACGCTGCCGCTGATCGCGCCGGGGATCGTCGCGGGGGCGGCGCTGGTCTTCCTGACGACGATGAAGGAGTTGCCCGCGACGCTCGTCCTGCGTCCGACGGGTTTCGAGACGCTCGTCACCCACATCTGGCGCGCACAGGAGGCCGCCTACTTCCAGTACGCCGCCGTCCCCGCGCTCGTGCTCGTGGCGGTTTCGGGACTGTCGATGGTCGTCATGCTGTCCCAGGAGCGCGGGGAGTGA
- a CDS encoding gluconate 2-dehydrogenase subunit 3 family protein: MELSRRDAMAALGALGVGAAALGVRERAGSGSDEGPDARVREAFVAAAEVVYPSEVSGVRGFVETFLEGRLDDGTHAEGLRAAVSDLDDAATEWYDGRFSALSPADRDRLLREIGADTAEEDPEGTTAERVRYYVVNELLLALYSSPTGGELVGIENPQGHPGGIESYRRGPEA, from the coding sequence ATGGAGCTGTCGAGACGCGACGCGATGGCCGCGCTCGGGGCACTGGGGGTCGGCGCGGCGGCGCTCGGCGTCCGCGAACGCGCCGGCTCGGGGAGCGACGAGGGGCCCGACGCGCGGGTTCGCGAGGCGTTCGTCGCGGCCGCCGAGGTCGTCTACCCCTCGGAGGTGAGCGGGGTGCGCGGATTTGTCGAGACCTTCCTGGAGGGCCGTCTCGACGACGGGACCCACGCCGAGGGGCTCCGGGCGGCGGTTTCCGACCTCGACGACGCCGCGACGGAGTGGTACGACGGGCGGTTTTCGGCGCTGTCTCCCGCGGATCGGGACCGCCTGCTCCGGGAGATCGGTGCCGACACCGCCGAGGAGGACCCGGAGGGAACGACCGCAGAACGAGTGCGCTACTACGTGGTCAACGAACTGTTGCTCGCGCTCTATAGCTCGCCGACGGGCGGGGAGCTGGTCGGCATCGAGAACCCGCAGGGCCACCCCGGCGGGATCGAGAGCTACCGGCGGGGGCCAGAGGCGTGA
- a CDS encoding GMC family oxidoreductase, with protein sequence MSARTPVEADVCVIGAGPAGALVADRLADAGRAVVILEAGPRFDPADRLDRMERALRPAYDRPAVWGMGGDRDAHSNSGERPYPLNHARVKAVGGTTLHWQGMVMRLHEDDFRSASARGVGTDWPVSYEDLRPYYAAAESELGVAGADDNPFGPPREKPFPMPAFPPSYSDSLFAEACEELGIAMHSVPNARNSESYDGRGACAGYGTCQPVCPSGAKYDAAVHVKRAEEKGATVIDRAPVRFLEHDADRVTAARYTTPAGETHDQEANAFVLACGGVETPRLLLLSESERYPDGLANSSGFVGTCFMEHLFAGMGGTIEEPTRQNHVGFLTSESHQFYDEADADLAPFKLEFFNYAGPSPVESALSGDDWGDDLLDRLRAESGTHVGIGALVEQLPSEDSYVGLDPHVTDDRGLPVPDVHWSVDDRALRTLERANEVQREILGELGAEITWTVGPENTGPAFHHMGTTRMGEDPEESVVGPTLRTHDLSNCWIAGSSVFPTGGAVNPTLTIAALALKVAESVDASL encoded by the coding sequence GTGAGCGCTCGAACACCGGTCGAAGCCGACGTCTGCGTGATCGGGGCGGGCCCGGCCGGCGCACTGGTGGCGGACCGACTCGCCGACGCCGGCCGCGCGGTCGTGATCCTCGAGGCCGGTCCCCGCTTCGACCCGGCGGATCGCCTCGACCGTATGGAACGGGCGCTGCGGCCCGCCTACGACCGTCCCGCCGTCTGGGGGATGGGCGGCGACCGGGACGCCCACTCGAATTCTGGAGAGCGCCCCTACCCGCTGAACCACGCCCGCGTGAAGGCCGTTGGCGGCACGACGCTCCACTGGCAGGGGATGGTGATGCGACTGCACGAGGACGACTTCCGCTCGGCGAGCGCCCGCGGGGTTGGGACCGACTGGCCGGTCTCCTACGAGGACCTCCGACCCTATTACGCCGCCGCCGAGTCGGAACTGGGCGTCGCCGGCGCGGACGACAACCCGTTCGGACCCCCTCGAGAGAAACCGTTTCCCATGCCGGCGTTTCCCCCCTCCTACAGCGACTCGCTGTTCGCCGAGGCCTGCGAGGAACTCGGGATCGCCATGCACTCGGTGCCCAACGCCCGCAACTCCGAGTCCTACGACGGTCGGGGGGCCTGCGCCGGCTACGGAACCTGCCAGCCGGTCTGTCCCTCCGGCGCGAAGTACGACGCCGCCGTCCACGTCAAGCGCGCGGAGGAGAAGGGCGCGACGGTGATCGACCGGGCGCCCGTCCGGTTCCTCGAACACGACGCCGACCGGGTCACCGCCGCACGCTACACGACGCCAGCGGGCGAGACCCACGACCAGGAGGCCAACGCGTTCGTGCTGGCCTGTGGCGGCGTCGAGACGCCCCGATTGCTGCTGCTTTCGGAGTCCGAGCGGTACCCCGACGGCCTCGCGAACTCCAGCGGCTTCGTGGGCACGTGCTTCATGGAGCACCTCTTCGCGGGAATGGGCGGCACGATCGAGGAACCGACCCGCCAGAACCACGTCGGCTTCCTCACCAGCGAGAGCCACCAGTTCTACGACGAGGCCGACGCCGACCTCGCACCCTTCAAACTCGAGTTCTTCAACTACGCCGGCCCCTCGCCCGTCGAGTCGGCGCTCTCGGGCGACGACTGGGGCGACGACCTCCTCGACCGCCTGCGAGCCGAGTCCGGGACCCACGTCGGGATCGGCGCGCTGGTCGAACAGCTCCCGAGCGAGGACAGCTACGTCGGACTCGACCCCCACGTTACCGACGACCGCGGCCTCCCCGTCCCGGACGTCCACTGGAGCGTCGACGACCGGGCGCTCCGGACCCTCGAACGCGCGAACGAGGTCCAGCGCGAGATCCTCGGGGAACTGGGTGCCGAGATCACGTGGACGGTCGGCCCCGAGAACACCGGTCCGGCCTTCCACCACATGGGGACGACCCGGATGGGCGAGGACCCGGAGGAAAGCGTCGTCGGTCCTACCCTCCGAACCCACGACCTCTCGAACTGCTGGATCGCCGGGAGCAGCGTCTTTCCCACGGGCGGCGCGGTGAATCCGACGCTCACCATCGCCGCGCTGGCGTTGAAGGTCGCCGAGAGCGTCGACGCATCCCTGTGA
- a CDS encoding dolichyl-phosphate hexose transferase — MSQVHRAGDSGLERSVARPASSTGEGEEYTFEDVSVVMGTYNEEAAIGTVLADIERVTDGRAEVVCVDGSSDRTPEIAREHGARVIEQEPQGYGVAVRAAILAPERPVVVTTDCDDTYPMERLPEFLAGINAGYDVVSGDRLYHGADAMPTTNRLGNAAFALLASALMGERVHDTTTGMRAYRREVVESIEWTENTGLSAELLIRSLMRGYAVREIPIEYRERAGETKLDPFSGGAAIAKSILRAGIEERLR, encoded by the coding sequence ATGAGTCAGGTTCATCGGGCCGGCGACTCGGGGCTCGAACGATCGGTAGCGCGTCCGGCGTCATCGACGGGCGAAGGGGAGGAGTACACGTTCGAGGACGTGAGCGTCGTGATGGGGACGTACAACGAGGAGGCGGCGATCGGCACGGTCCTGGCCGACATCGAGCGGGTCACCGACGGACGGGCCGAGGTCGTCTGTGTCGACGGCTCCTCGGATCGCACCCCGGAGATCGCTCGCGAGCACGGCGCGCGAGTGATCGAGCAGGAGCCACAGGGCTACGGGGTCGCGGTCCGGGCGGCGATCCTCGCGCCCGAGCGACCCGTGGTGGTGACGACCGACTGCGACGACACCTACCCGATGGAGCGCCTACCGGAGTTCCTCGCCGGGATCAACGCCGGCTACGACGTGGTCAGCGGGGACCGCCTCTATCACGGCGCCGACGCGATGCCGACGACCAATCGGCTGGGCAACGCGGCGTTCGCGCTGCTGGCGAGCGCCCTGATGGGCGAGCGGGTCCACGACACCACCACCGGGATGCGCGCCTATCGCCGCGAGGTCGTCGAGTCGATCGAGTGGACCGAGAACACCGGCCTGTCGGCCGAACTGCTGATCCGGTCGCTGATGCGGGGCTACGCGGTCCGGGAGATACCCATCGAGTACCGCGAGCGCGCGGGCGAGACGAAGCTCGATCCCTTTTCTGGTGGTGCGGCGATCGCGAAATCCATCCTGCGGGCCGGTATCGAGGAACGCCTTCGCTAG
- a CDS encoding glycosyltransferase family 39 protein, which yields MNRPSGRWPDREPLLAAVVAALAAVAVFAVASVVFPYHSVNHDEAVYLQQAAMLLEGQLQLHAGDLAGAFRPWFFVEDGGRLYPKYAPVPAAMYAVSMALFGEPRVTLAAVAGGNALLVYVLGTMAFDRRIGVVAAATFAAAPMTLVTSSVFLPYAPTTLLNLLFAVCYLRGVRRRNRRYAAAAGLAIGLAFFARPYTAVLFAAPFVVHALWTVGSALREEGLRPLPGPVERNALTAVGGLSFVGLTLAYNAVLTGSPLVFPFAAFAPMDGPGFGRRRILEHAIEYTPALALEANAHVLRYLATRWFTAGALGVACAACGLALAVSRWRGSENRVTRATLAGLFLTVPLGNVFFWGNFNILATMDDPTDGLIASLGPFYHFDLLVPLSIFAAAGVVTGWRWLAARVRERASPPAARPVLAATLIVSLALAGAATAPLVAEPIERNADYTAKYETAYEPIEAVDFDEALVFVPTPYGEWQNHPFQSLRNDPGFDGSVVYALDRDPGEDFAVLDAYPDRNYYRYAYRGEWTPDPDEGVAPKLEPLSVRSGDRLAGETTVGVPANVDRATVRLEAGGEVAEYGVDDPGERITVDWTLEPGAARLEGSDSPVDVEGTEEVVLTVTLVQPDGSTLTYRQETAVRDEGERVEAIAPPERSVCTLVTQCGSEGTYLSENPDAHREGVSFETRIEPA from the coding sequence ATGAATCGCCCCTCGGGCCGGTGGCCGGATCGCGAACCGCTTTTGGCCGCCGTCGTCGCGGCCCTCGCCGCTGTCGCCGTCTTCGCCGTCGCCAGCGTCGTCTTCCCGTATCACTCGGTCAACCACGACGAGGCGGTCTACCTCCAGCAGGCCGCGATGTTGCTCGAGGGACAGCTCCAACTGCACGCGGGCGACCTCGCGGGCGCGTTTCGCCCGTGGTTCTTCGTCGAGGACGGCGGGCGGCTCTACCCGAAGTACGCGCCGGTGCCCGCGGCGATGTACGCCGTCTCGATGGCGCTGTTCGGCGAACCCCGCGTGACGCTCGCCGCCGTCGCGGGCGGGAACGCCCTGTTGGTCTACGTTCTTGGAACGATGGCGTTCGACCGCCGGATCGGCGTCGTCGCCGCCGCGACGTTTGCGGCCGCGCCGATGACGCTCGTGACCTCCTCGGTGTTCCTGCCGTACGCCCCGACCACGCTGTTGAACCTGCTCTTTGCCGTCTGCTATCTCCGGGGGGTCCGGCGTCGAAACCGGCGGTACGCCGCCGCCGCCGGCCTCGCCATCGGTCTCGCCTTCTTCGCTCGGCCCTACACCGCCGTACTCTTCGCCGCGCCGTTCGTCGTCCACGCCCTCTGGACGGTCGGGTCGGCGCTCCGCGAGGAGGGGCTCCGACCGCTGCCCGGCCCCGTCGAGCGGAACGCCCTGACGGCGGTGGGTGGGCTTTCGTTCGTCGGCCTGACGCTCGCGTACAACGCCGTCCTCACCGGGTCGCCGCTCGTCTTTCCGTTCGCGGCGTTCGCGCCGATGGACGGGCCGGGCTTCGGCCGGCGGCGCATCCTCGAACACGCCATCGAATACACGCCCGCGCTCGCGCTGGAGGCCAACGCCCACGTCCTCCGATACCTCGCGACGCGGTGGTTCACCGCGGGCGCGCTCGGGGTCGCGTGTGCGGCCTGTGGGCTGGCGCTCGCGGTCAGCCGGTGGCGCGGTTCGGAAAATCGGGTCACCCGGGCGACGCTCGCGGGGCTGTTCCTCACGGTTCCGCTCGGGAACGTCTTCTTCTGGGGGAATTTCAACATCCTGGCGACGATGGACGACCCGACCGACGGCCTGATCGCGTCGCTGGGCCCGTTCTACCACTTCGACCTGCTCGTTCCCCTCTCGATTTTCGCGGCGGCAGGAGTCGTGACCGGCTGGCGGTGGCTCGCGGCGCGGGTCCGTGAGCGGGCCTCCCCGCCCGCGGCTCGCCCCGTACTCGCGGCTACCCTCATCGTGAGCCTCGCGCTCGCGGGGGCCGCGACCGCCCCGCTGGTCGCCGAGCCGATCGAGCGAAACGCCGACTACACGGCGAAGTACGAGACGGCCTACGAACCGATCGAGGCGGTCGACTTCGACGAGGCGCTCGTCTTCGTCCCGACCCCCTACGGCGAGTGGCAGAACCACCCCTTCCAGTCGCTGCGCAACGACCCCGGCTTCGACGGATCGGTGGTCTACGCGCTGGATCGCGACCCGGGCGAGGACTTCGCCGTCCTCGATGCCTATCCGGATCGAAACTACTACCGCTACGCCTACCGCGGCGAGTGGACGCCCGATCCCGACGAGGGCGTCGCTCCGAAACTCGAACCCCTCTCGGTCCGCTCGGGCGATCGGCTCGCGGGCGAGACGACCGTCGGCGTCCCCGCGAACGTCGACCGCGCGACGGTCCGCCTGGAGGCCGGCGGCGAGGTCGCCGAGTACGGGGTCGACGACCCCGGCGAACGGATCACGGTGGACTGGACGCTCGAACCGGGTGCGGCCCGGCTAGAAGGAAGCGACTCGCCCGTGGACGTTGAGGGAACGGAGGAGGTCGTCCTCACGGTCACGCTGGTCCAGCCCGACGGCTCGACGCTGACCTACCGTCAGGAGACGGCCGTCAGGGACGAGGGCGAGCGCGTCGAGGCGATCGCGCCGCCCGAGCGGTCCGTCTGCACGCTCGTGACGCAATGCGGGTCCGAGGGGACGTACCTCTCCGAGAACCCCGACGCCCACCGCGAGGGCGTCTCCTTCGAGACGCGGATCGAACCCGCCTAG
- a CDS encoding extracellular solute-binding protein, translating into MTRDTLGRRGRRRFLIGTAAVGAAGLSGCTGLFGGNEDDEDENGGDPSIGQIGSGREGRDAPGGTPMEELPALEGELTVYSGRGEFLVGDLVGYIGDLYDGFSLDVRYGNSTDLVNQILTEGGGTPADVFYSVNAGSLGALASEGRTRSLPDDLLETVREEFHAQDWIGTSGRARTVPYNTEALSAGDMSDSIDDYASGFAGSLGWAPSYGSCQAFVTAMRILRGEAATREWLQGVLDAGIADYPDEFAVCQAIADGEIDAGFTNHYYIQRVLDGSPEAPIETSFTEGDAGAILNVAGATVTDAAADPDLAVNFIRHLLSAEAQDYFARTTFEYPVIPDVEPIGDLPTIDELSPPSELDLTQLSDLEPTINLMRDVGIDV; encoded by the coding sequence ATGACACGAGACACACTGGGTCGACGCGGTCGCCGGCGGTTCCTGATCGGGACGGCGGCGGTCGGGGCGGCGGGGCTGTCGGGCTGTACGGGACTGTTCGGCGGCAACGAGGACGACGAGGACGAAAACGGGGGCGACCCGTCGATCGGCCAGATCGGGTCGGGCCGCGAGGGGCGGGACGCGCCCGGGGGGACGCCGATGGAGGAGTTGCCCGCCCTCGAGGGCGAACTCACCGTCTACTCGGGCCGGGGCGAGTTCCTCGTGGGCGACCTGGTCGGCTACATCGGGGACCTCTACGACGGCTTCTCGCTGGACGTCCGGTACGGCAACTCGACCGACCTCGTCAACCAGATCCTCACCGAGGGGGGCGGAACGCCCGCCGACGTGTTCTACTCGGTCAACGCCGGATCACTCGGGGCGCTGGCGTCGGAGGGGCGGACCCGGTCGCTGCCCGACGACCTGTTGGAGACGGTTCGCGAGGAGTTCCACGCCCAGGACTGGATCGGCACCTCGGGGCGCGCCCGGACGGTCCCGTACAATACGGAAGCGCTCTCGGCCGGGGACATGTCCGACAGCATCGACGACTACGCGAGCGGGTTCGCCGGATCGCTCGGATGGGCGCCCTCGTACGGCTCCTGTCAGGCGTTCGTGACCGCGATGCGGATTCTCAGGGGCGAGGCGGCGACCCGCGAGTGGCTCCAGGGCGTCCTCGACGCGGGCATCGCCGACTACCCCGACGAGTTCGCGGTGTGTCAGGCGATCGCCGACGGCGAGATCGACGCCGGCTTCACGAACCACTACTACATCCAGCGCGTCCTCGACGGCTCGCCGGAGGCCCCCATCGAGACGTCGTTCACCGAGGGCGACGCCGGGGCGATCCTCAACGTCGCGGGCGCGACCGTCACCGACGCCGCCGCCGATCCCGACCTCGCGGTGAACTTCATCCGCCACCTCCTCTCCGCGGAGGCCCAGGACTACTTCGCGCGCACCACCTTCGAGTACCCGGTGATCCCGGACGTCGAACCCATCGGGGACCTCCCGACGATCGACGAGCTCAGCCCGCCTTCGGAGTTGGATCTGACCCAGCTATCGGACCTCGAACCGACGATCAACCTGATGCGCGACGTCGGCATCGACGTCTAA
- a CDS encoding alpha-1 4-glucan-protein synthase yields MGRDICVIVPTIREYECMREYIDNARDHGFDTSRLHVLLITEDFCEVDAMAAMLDEEGVSGEVFDGTRREEWYEDHGIAEYDHLVPAASHAETSFGLLYVWANPEFEYGVFIDDDTLPHEDEDFFGTHVENLAFEGEVEEVSSDERWVNVLYRNADDHGLYPRGYPYSAMDETVETDTTGIEAGRVVASQGLWTNVPDLDAVRILMDGDLEGQARTRTSREDFGADFVAAPGNYLTVCSMNLAFRREVIPAFYQLPMDDNRWDVGRFDDIWSGVFLKRACDLLGTRIYNGAPLCEHNKAARSTFDDLHNEVAGLELNEHLWEIVDDVEPEVEVARGGDAGAEDYAAVYRAMAGELAVGEFDGYRNGAFLNHVGEHMRDWLACLDALDRVPAVADD; encoded by the coding sequence ATGGGCCGCGACATCTGCGTCATCGTGCCGACGATCCGTGAATACGAGTGCATGCGCGAGTACATCGACAACGCACGCGATCACGGGTTCGACACCTCGCGGCTCCACGTTCTCCTGATCACGGAGGACTTCTGTGAGGTCGACGCGATGGCGGCGATGCTCGACGAGGAGGGCGTCTCCGGGGAGGTCTTCGACGGCACGCGGCGGGAGGAGTGGTACGAGGACCACGGAATCGCCGAGTACGACCACCTCGTGCCGGCGGCGAGCCACGCCGAGACGAGTTTCGGGCTGCTGTACGTGTGGGCGAACCCCGAGTTCGAGTACGGCGTCTTCATCGACGACGACACCCTCCCCCACGAGGACGAAGACTTCTTCGGAACCCACGTGGAGAACCTCGCGTTCGAGGGCGAGGTCGAGGAGGTCTCCTCGGACGAGCGGTGGGTGAACGTCCTCTATCGGAACGCGGACGACCACGGGCTCTACCCTCGGGGGTACCCCTACTCGGCGATGGACGAGACGGTCGAGACCGACACGACCGGGATCGAAGCGGGTCGGGTCGTCGCCTCCCAGGGGCTCTGGACCAACGTACCCGACCTGGACGCCGTGCGCATCCTGATGGACGGCGACCTGGAGGGGCAGGCCCGGACCCGGACGAGCCGGGAGGACTTCGGGGCGGACTTCGTCGCCGCGCCGGGCAACTACCTAACGGTCTGCTCGATGAACCTCGCCTTTCGCCGCGAGGTGATCCCGGCGTTCTACCAGCTCCCGATGGACGACAACCGCTGGGACGTCGGCCGGTTCGACGACATCTGGAGCGGCGTGTTCCTCAAGCGCGCCTGCGACCTCCTCGGGACGCGCATTTACAACGGCGCGCCCCTCTGTGAGCACAACAAGGCCGCCCGCTCGACGTTCGACGACCTCCACAACGAGGTCGCCGGCCTCGAACTCAACGAACACCTCTGGGAGATCGTCGACGACGTGGAGCCAGAAGTGGAGGTCGCCCGAGGTGGGGACGCCGGGGCAGAGGATTACGCCGCGGTCTACCGGGCGATGGCAGGCGAACTCGCCGTCGGCGAGTTCGACGGGTACCGAAACGGGGCCTTCCTCAACCACGTCGGCGAGCACATGCGCGACTGGCTCGCGTGTCTCGACGCCCTCGACCGGGTTCCCGCAGTCGCCGACGACTGA